The sequence ATTGGCCAGGTACCAAAAGAGGGCCACCCCAACCATTTTGGCGAGATGTATGCTACCAAACTACCCAACACTAAGCTGGATATCCGCTTCGGTGTAAAGGAATGGATCCGCCCGGCAGGCAAAAGCGGCGAGAATGTATTAAGGCCGGATATGATTGTTGATTTGAGTAAGGGGCCTGAAGAGGTGGTGAGGCAAGTGCTGAGATAGCCCCCTCCCAACCCTCCCCGAGGAGGGAGGGCTTTAAAACCATTTAAGTGCTCCCCTTTGGAGAGGATTTAGGAGAGGTGAACTCCTTTATCGCAGCCACCGCGCTATCATACCGGTGCTGCCCAGTACCCGATATGGTAACATAATTGGCATTCAGGGCTTTTAACTCGTCAATCCACACCTGCATAAAGTGCTCACGCTGGGTTGGAAAATCACGCAGGGGGTCATCCTGCCAGGGCAGATCGATATCGAGCAGCAAGTACAGATCGTAAGGGTGTTTAGGCAATTCATCCAGCACCACCTGTGGCGTATACCCGAAAAAGGCATCGCTCCAAATTTTTACGGTGATAAAAGTGGTATCGCAGATCAGGATTTGATTTGCTTTTGGCAGGTATTCCTTTTCTAAAGCCAGCTGACCGTGAAACATGTTCACCTCATCTTCAATAGTAGGCGGCGCGGTTAATGCCGCGCAATATTCGCGGGCATATTCGGGCACCCAAACGGTATCAAATGCTTCGGCCAGGTACGCCGACATGGTTGATTTGCCCGTTGATTCGGGGCCTACGATGGCTATTTTTAGGGGTTTTTGCATGTTCTGTTAAAAAAGAATGTCATTGCGAGCGATAGCGTGGCAATCTCGTAGTTCGTATATCAAACTACGAGATTGCCACGTCGCTACGCTCCTCGCAATGACAAATTATAATGAAGCAGATCCTACCTGCCTCCCGGCGGG comes from Mucilaginibacter mali and encodes:
- a CDS encoding AAA family ATPase; the encoded protein is MQKPLKIAIVGPESTGKSTMSAYLAEAFDTVWVPEYAREYCAALTAPPTIEDEVNMFHGQLALEKEYLPKANQILICDTTFITVKIWSDAFFGYTPQVVLDELPKHPYDLYLLLDIDLPWQDDPLRDFPTQREHFMQVWIDELKALNANYVTISGTGQHRYDSAVAAIKEFTSPKSSPKGST